The region TCCCTGCTGCAGAGGAACGACTCTCTCCACTCCACCCATCAACCATCTTAACATAACAAACACCCCGAGGGCAGCAACGCCAGCGGACAAGGTGATGCAAGCTGATTAATAATGGAAATTGATCCAGGTATAGGCAGGTGGAAATAAATTGGCAAGCAATTCTGCTGATCGGAGaagaaacaaaaatgtaaatgtagATGGGGCACACCCTTTGGGTTCAACGTATAAAGGATCCAAGCTGTCGCCCTACCACACTTTCCACTCGAGCTGCTTTCTCTACACCTGGAAAGGGTGTCCTCTTGCTTCGACAACATGTCTTACCGCTCTGTCCAACAGTCGTCCCATTCCTCACAGAAAGTTAGCGTAGGGTCGTCAGGCGGGGGCTATGGCGGGGGTGGCTATGGTGAGTGTGGTTTAGGGGGCGGTGGAGGTGGCTACGGCGGTGGTGATGGTGGCTACGGCAGTGGTGGAGGTGGCTACGGCAGTGGTGGAGGTGGCTacagtggtggtggtggaggaggcTGTTATGGAGGTGGTGGAGTTGTCTATGGTGGTGGGGGCAGTAGTGGTGGTGGTGGCTACGGCGGTGGACACGGCGGTGGACACGGAGGTGGACATGGCGGTGGACACGGCGGTGGACACGGCGGTGGACACGCCGGTGGACACGGCGGTggcggtggtggtggtggtggaggtggCTATGGCGGTGGCTATGGCGGTGGCGATAGCATCTTCTCCGGCAACGAGAAGCAAACCATGCAGAATCTCAACGACCGCTTGGCCAGCTACCTGGACAAGGTCCATGCACTGGAAGCAGCTAATGCCGAGCTGGAACGCAAGATTAAGGAATGGTACGACAAGCAACGCCCGGGGGGATCCACCGGGGATCCGGGCAAGGACTACAGCAAATACTATAAAATAATTGAAGATCTGAAACCTAAGGTAAACCCGGAAAATTGTCTCAGCGTGTAGAAATATTGTGACTCTCTCCTTTGTTTCATTTAATACTGGTGGTCTTATCTAAGTAATAATGTTGTCCTGTGTTTTATGATCGTTGTGTCTGAAGATATGTCATAATGCAAATGTGAGGTCCTAGCCGTACACCGTCCTCTTGGTAATGTAACAGGATCATACATGCTAGTCTGTACCTCATTCAACCTCTTCCCACACTCATCCCAGAGGAAGGGGGTGGACCTCTCTACTATACGTCCACCTGGTGGTATTCTCTAGTATCTCCGAATTTCACTGCGTTTACCAAAACATGTTGGCAGGTTCAAAcgtattttattcatttatttgttgtatttacaaaaaatgtgttaccgagaagtaatacattgagcgttacctctcgtttccaagtatgtcctgggcacagagttataacaaacgcatggttacattaaaagaacaagaggttatacagtgaattcagaGATAGAGTTGcaaaattgggtacaagggataaagggtttatgagtttcagattgaaatagagcagctttaacatcaccgaacggcagcaaacggctcacaccctttggctgcccttcggctgcgccaaaggctgtccgcctatACTTGTTaataatgaactactgtaccgggAAACTAGATGATGTTGTAACAACCGAAACGCCAAAGGTGTAGATCTACATGACAAATCGAGGTCTACATGTCGTTTTCGTTTGTCTTTCATTTAAGCCTGAATGCAGGCAAGTCGTAATGCATTCATCTTCATACTAGCTACTTCAAAAACCGGAGGCACGGCTGACACTGAATTGTATGTGGCTTCCCCATCCCACCAGCCTTGTGGGGTATCCCTCTATTTCAGTATCCATACCTCTTGCAGAAAGTTGTACTCTGTTGTCACTTTTATCACCTAAGAAGCTAGTTGAAGGGATATCATAGGATGACCTTCAGATGTCCTTGAACTTGCACAATTCTCGTACcactatatctctctctctcttttgcagaTCATCAAGGCAACCACCGAGAATGCCAGCATCGTCTTGCAGATTGACAACGCCAGACTGGCTGCTGATGACTTCAAGATGAAGTGAGTTGAATTTTAGATCAGTGAAGTATCTGGTATGATGTATATCAGGGGTGGGCTCAAGAAcctccaacaggtcaagtttcaaggataccccagcttcagcacaggtggctctataagtggcccagtctttgactgactCCTCCAACCCCTCACAGTGCTACAGCAGagttatccttaaaacttgacctgttggaggTCTTGAGGGCgggagttgagctgtatattaTGAATATCTTCCAGAGGACGATGGTAAGAAGTCATGCTCATAGTCATCATAGTCCATAGATACAAACGTCAGACGTTTAAGAATCTCTCTCAAGGAAATGGTCAACAACAACTCGACATTCAGTTTATCCCTTGGCATGCAACCATCATTTATCATTATACTGCTTTGCTTGCCACCATGACCTTCCAATAAAGGCCATCGCCTGGTGTCACCCTGGTGAGCCGTACAACACTTATCATGGAACATGTAGGAAGCAACAACCATATCTTTCTTTTTGTCAGGTACGAGAATGAGCTGGCCCTCCGCCACAGCGTGGAGGCCGACATCAACGGCCTGCGTAGGGTCCTGGATGAGCTGACCCTGTGCAGGTCTGACCTGGAATCCCAGGTTGAGAGTCTGACCGAGGAACTGAATGCTCTCAAGAAGAACCATGAGGAGGTACAGCTTTGTCCCGCAGGAACTTCAACTCTATGCCGTAGCTTTAGTTGGAGACATTAATGAATGGGCTAGATGCATTCATATTCAAAGGTCCATTGTAACCAGTTATGCATTCCACTATTTAGGAAGGTAAAGGCACCACAGAAACGACAGTGGGCGAGGTCAGCGTGAAAATGAATGCTGCTCCAGGCATCGATCTGACCAAGCTGCTGAACGACATGAGAGCCCAGTATGAGGCCCTGGCCGAAAA is a window of Ascaphus truei isolate aAscTru1 chromosome 23, aAscTru1.hap1, whole genome shotgun sequence DNA encoding:
- the LOC142473119 gene encoding keratin, type I cytoskeletal 12-like isoform X1 — its product is MSYRSVQQSSHSSQKVSVGSSGGGYGGGGYGECGLGGGGGGYGGGDGGYGSGGGGYGSGGGGYSGGGGGGCYGGGGVVYGGGGSSGGGGYGGGHGGGHGGGHGGGHGGGHGGGHAGGHGGGGGGGGGGGYGGGYGGGDSIFSGNEKQTMQNLNDRLASYLDKVHALEAANAELERKIKEWYDKQRPGGSTGDPGKDYSKYYKIIEDLKPKIIKATTENASIVLQIDNARLAADDFKMKYENELALRHSVEADINGLRRVLDELTLCRSDLESQVESLTEELNALKKNHEEEGKGTTETTVGEVSVKMNAAPGIDLTKLLNDMRAQYEALAEKNRKDAQDQYDKLSAGLQKEISQGVQATTSSKSEVSELRRTLQSLEIELQSQLAMKKSLEETLAETEGRYCVQISQIQVSISHAEAQLTQIRSDLECQTAEYEQLLDIKTRLEMEIETYRKLLDGVGGQTPGQTPGTARGGTSDSSKGSVRTIKVKKFIEEVVDGKVVSSKVVEVEEKV
- the LOC142473119 gene encoding keratin, type I cytoskeletal 12-like isoform X2 → MSYRSVQQSSHSSQKVSVGSSGGGYGGGGYGECGLGGGGGGYGGGDGGYGSGGGGYGSGGGGYSGGGGGGCYGGGGVVYGGGGSSGGGGYGGGHGGGHGGGHGGGHGGGHGGGHAGGHGGGGGGGGGGGYGGGYGGGDSIFSGNEKQTMQNLNDRLASYLDKVHALEAANAELERKIKEWYDKQRPGGSTGDPGKDYSKYYKIIEDLKPKIIKATTENASIVLQIDNARLAADDFKMKYENELALRHSVEADINGLRRVLDELTLCRSDLESQVESLTEELNALKKNHEEEGKGTTETTVGEVSVKMNAAPGIDLTKLLNDMRAQYEALAEKNRKDAQDQYDKLSAGLQKEISQGVQATTSSKSEVSELRRTLQSLEIELQSQLAMKKSLEETLAETEGRYCVQISQIQVSISHAEAQLTQIRSDLECQTAEYEQLLDIKTRLEMEIETYRKLLDGVGGQTPGQTPGTARGGTSDSSKGKR